Proteins from a single region of Pseudomonadota bacterium:
- a CDS encoding VanW family protein: protein MKRLIRRFFGPWAAFEGLAAKPWYPRFHDVVFVALIVAFGAGAGLVIVEPWKGSARPLDEIRVGGVALAPGDPRPEALVRAARARLQAEVTLAGPGVESTTTWAALGAEVDLDSLSRILVDGARAGSPLVRYNRAEAKTPGVASVELPVSLVSGAAVESLVAIKEMIDRKPRNARFDFSKGRVVEEEGGRALDVYTTLDRLDRALADGASRVEMAVTEVGAAVLRGDLEGIEVGEVAGFYETPYSRQLKDQDRTHNVRLGASLLDGQVLLPGKIFSFNDAVGDRIEARGFRFAPVIAGGALVEGMGGGTCQVASTLHAAAFFGGLVIEERQPHSRPSSYIKMGLDATVVYPSVDLKLRNPFAFPVVIHYTVESGVARVELRAVERPFTVTLLRKVIGTVPFQTRTIDDPHLARGREVTTQLGVPGYTVRRYKIIERDKVAYRFPSVDTYPPTLQFVHRGTGDPAAVKDDPEAPKQDPHNPYRASDSLRMVQGQNGLWYESSHD, encoded by the coding sequence ATGAAGAGACTGATCCGCCGCTTCTTCGGGCCGTGGGCCGCGTTCGAGGGGCTCGCGGCGAAGCCGTGGTACCCGCGGTTCCACGATGTCGTGTTCGTCGCCCTGATCGTCGCGTTCGGCGCCGGGGCCGGCCTCGTGATCGTCGAACCGTGGAAGGGATCCGCGCGGCCGCTCGACGAGATCCGCGTCGGCGGCGTCGCGCTCGCTCCCGGCGACCCGCGGCCCGAGGCGCTCGTCCGGGCCGCGCGCGCGAGGCTCCAGGCCGAGGTGACCCTCGCCGGCCCGGGCGTGGAGAGCACGACGACCTGGGCCGCGCTCGGCGCCGAGGTGGACCTCGACTCGTTGAGCCGCATCCTCGTGGACGGGGCGCGCGCCGGGAGCCCGCTCGTCCGCTACAACCGCGCCGAGGCGAAGACCCCGGGCGTCGCCTCCGTGGAGCTCCCCGTCTCCCTGGTCTCCGGGGCGGCGGTGGAGTCGCTCGTCGCGATCAAGGAGATGATCGACCGCAAGCCGAGGAACGCGCGGTTCGACTTCTCGAAGGGGCGCGTGGTGGAGGAGGAGGGCGGCCGGGCCCTCGACGTCTACACCACGCTCGACAGGCTCGATCGCGCGCTCGCAGACGGCGCCTCTCGCGTCGAGATGGCCGTGACCGAGGTCGGGGCCGCGGTCTTGCGCGGCGATCTCGAGGGGATCGAGGTCGGCGAGGTCGCGGGGTTCTACGAGACGCCGTACTCGCGCCAGCTCAAGGATCAGGACCGGACGCACAACGTCCGGCTCGGCGCGTCGCTGCTCGACGGCCAGGTGCTCCTGCCGGGCAAGATCTTCTCGTTCAACGACGCCGTGGGCGATAGGATCGAGGCGCGCGGCTTCCGGTTCGCGCCGGTGATCGCCGGCGGCGCGCTCGTCGAGGGGATGGGCGGGGGGACGTGCCAGGTGGCGTCGACGCTGCACGCCGCGGCGTTCTTCGGCGGGCTCGTGATCGAGGAGCGGCAGCCGCACTCGCGGCCGAGCTCGTACATCAAGATGGGGCTCGACGCCACGGTCGTGTACCCCTCCGTCGATCTCAAGCTGCGCAACCCGTTCGCGTTCCCGGTCGTCATCCACTACACGGTCGAGAGCGGCGTCGCGCGCGTGGAGCTCCGCGCGGTGGAGCGGCCGTTCACGGTCACGCTGCTGCGCAAGGTGATAGGCACCGTGCCGTTCCAGACGCGGACGATCGACGATCCGCACCTCGCGCGGGGGCGGGAGGTCACGACCCAGCTCGGCGTGCCGGGCTACACCGTGCGGCGCTACAAGATCATCGAGCGGGACAAGGTCGCGTACAGGTTCCCGTCGGTCGACACCTACCCGCCCACCCTGCAGTTCGTGCACCGGGGCACGGGCGATCCCGCGGCGGTCAAGGACGACCCCGAGGCGCCGAAGCAGGATCCGCACAACCCGTACCGCGCGAGCGACTCGCTGCGCATGGTGCAGGGCCAGAACGGGCTCTGGTACGAGTCATCGCACGACTGA